In Chryseobacterium gleum, a single genomic region encodes these proteins:
- a CDS encoding diphthine--ammonia ligase: MKPKALFNWSSGKDSALALYKILQEDQYEICTLLTSINQEFQRISMHGVPISLLEKQAESLGISLIKMELPKEPSMEEYQQIMSKTMAEIHAQGITHSVFGDIFLEDLRKYREDQLHAVGMKAVFPLWKKDTSNLIHEFLALGFKTIVTCVNGSYLDQSFAGRIIDEKFIDDLPENVDPCGENGEFHTFTFDGPIFKKPIRFKIGETVKKTYPKPKTTPEEEDGEYTFWFCDLLVK; the protein is encoded by the coding sequence ATGAAACCAAAAGCTTTATTCAACTGGAGCAGCGGAAAAGATTCTGCGCTTGCCCTTTACAAAATACTACAGGAGGATCAATACGAGATTTGCACTCTGCTTACCAGTATCAATCAGGAATTTCAACGGATTTCTATGCATGGGGTACCTATTTCTCTTTTAGAAAAGCAGGCTGAAAGCCTGGGAATTTCATTAATTAAAATGGAACTTCCTAAAGAACCGTCCATGGAAGAATATCAGCAAATCATGAGTAAAACAATGGCTGAAATTCACGCTCAGGGTATTACGCATTCCGTTTTCGGGGATATTTTTCTGGAGGATCTGAGAAAATATAGGGAAGACCAATTACATGCAGTCGGTATGAAAGCAGTATTTCCGCTTTGGAAAAAAGATACCTCCAACCTCATCCATGAATTTTTAGCCCTTGGTTTTAAAACGATTGTAACGTGTGTGAACGGATCTTACCTTGATCAAAGTTTTGCAGGCCGGATTATTGATGAGAAATTCATTGATGATCTTCCTGAAAATGTGGATCCGTGCGGAGAAAACGGAGAATTTCACACCTTTACTTTTGACGGCCCAATTTTCAAAAAGCCAATCCGGTTTAAAATCGGAGAAACAGTCAAGAAAACCTATCCTAAACCCAAAACAACTCCTGAAGAGGAAGACGGAGAATATACCTTCTGGTTTTGTGATCTGTTAGTAAAATAA
- a CDS encoding pyridoxal phosphate-dependent decarboxylase family protein, which produces MNEQLKNDSANVRHLLDIVKEQGIEYLNSIEERSTSVVNHTLEKHTLPDSGYGTEETLRIFNQKFEPVMVASSGPRYWGFVTGGATPASVAGDWLTTIYDQNTQTMKGQGDISGVIEVEAIRLLQELLQLPESFLGGFVTGATMSNFTCLAVARQWLGKALGKDIAREGISEKIKVLGATPHSSSIKSLSLLGLGSNNIIQIKIQEGNSEAICIEDLEENILKLNGAPFILISSGGTVNTVDFDDFKAISRLKEKYNFWWHIDAAFGGFAACSTTHRHLVENWELADSITVDCHKWMNVPYESAVFLIKEQYKILQIETFQNSNAPYLGDPLDNFNYLNFLPENSRRLKALPAWFSLMAYGKKGYQEIVDDNISWAEKFGDLIENSNDFKLLAPVRLNTVCFTLKDDTRQNEVDLFLEKVNDTGKVFMTPTFYNNHKGIRAAFVNWMTGEKDVHTVFEIMNEVFTSLK; this is translated from the coding sequence ATGAATGAACAGTTGAAAAACGATTCAGCAAACGTACGCCATCTGCTGGATATTGTCAAAGAACAGGGAATAGAATACCTGAACTCTATTGAAGAAAGATCTACATCGGTAGTCAACCATACATTAGAAAAACATACACTGCCTGATTCAGGATATGGAACGGAAGAGACTCTGCGGATTTTTAACCAAAAATTTGAACCGGTAATGGTAGCTTCTTCCGGGCCAAGATACTGGGGATTTGTAACCGGCGGCGCTACTCCGGCATCTGTTGCGGGAGACTGGCTTACAACTATTTATGATCAGAATACCCAGACTATGAAAGGTCAGGGAGATATTTCAGGAGTTATAGAAGTGGAAGCAATACGGCTTTTGCAGGAGCTTCTTCAGCTTCCGGAAAGTTTTTTGGGAGGTTTTGTAACGGGTGCTACCATGTCCAATTTTACCTGTCTTGCTGTTGCCCGTCAATGGCTTGGAAAAGCGCTTGGAAAAGATATTGCCAGAGAAGGGATTTCTGAGAAAATAAAAGTGCTGGGTGCCACTCCTCATTCTTCTTCTATTAAATCACTTTCGTTATTGGGGTTGGGGAGCAATAACATTATTCAGATTAAAATTCAGGAAGGAAACAGTGAAGCTATTTGCATAGAGGATCTTGAAGAAAATATCCTGAAACTTAACGGTGCACCATTTATTTTAATTTCCAGCGGCGGAACGGTGAATACAGTAGATTTTGATGACTTTAAGGCAATCAGCAGGCTAAAAGAAAAATATAACTTCTGGTGGCATATTGATGCTGCTTTTGGTGGTTTTGCAGCCTGCTCAACCACACACAGGCATCTTGTAGAGAACTGGGAACTTGCGGACAGTATTACAGTAGACTGCCACAAATGGATGAATGTACCTTATGAGAGTGCTGTATTTCTGATTAAAGAACAGTATAAAATCCTGCAGATTGAAACTTTTCAGAACTCCAATGCTCCTTACCTTGGAGATCCTTTGGATAATTTCAATTATTTAAATTTTCTTCCTGAGAATTCAAGAAGGCTGAAGGCACTGCCGGCCTGGTTTTCTCTTATGGCTTATGGTAAAAAAGGATATCAGGAGATTGTAGATGATAATATATCCTGGGCGGAAAAATTTGGAGACCTGATTGAAAACAGTAATGATTTTAAACTGCTCGCTCCGGTAAGATTGAATACCGTTTGCTTTACATTAAAGGATGATACAAGGCAGAATGAGGTTGATTTATTTTTGGAAAAGGTCAATGATACAGGGAAAGTCTTCATGACTCCAACTTTTTACAATAATCATAAAGGGATTAGAGCAGCTTTTGTTAACTGGATGACCGGTGAAAAAGATGTTCATACCGTATTTGAAATTATGAACGAAGTTTTTACTTCATTAAAATAA
- a CDS encoding serine hydrolase domain-containing protein, whose protein sequence is MIKNLIFLSLFCFLFSCTTEAPKVNAVDKKAIIDSTISAFQKTLLEQQIDSTFKKYHFNGSIAVFKDSLPLYRRENGYSDFKRKTKIDSNTIFAIGSVSKQFTAVLILLQMEQGKLNITDKASKYLKEFQTKEYENITIHQLLNHTSGLNIMGGKLMFKSGSDFFYSNDGFNTLGKIVEKVSGKSYDENVLELFKKAGMTHSSTGDIFKGYNFASAYIGTPAKFQEVPNMPKRLGGKEIGTPAGGILSTIQDLHAWNNALYGGKILKPETLKLFMAKSAERRHAIFGKMGYAYGIMLNIGQPSSYFHSGYVKGSPSLNIYYPDTKTSVIILSNIADEEKGKGVIFRPHIEVKKITDHLENTLSQLRSKQ, encoded by the coding sequence GTGATCAAAAATTTAATATTCCTGTCCCTTTTCTGTTTTTTGTTTTCCTGTACCACTGAAGCTCCAAAAGTCAATGCCGTTGATAAAAAAGCAATTATAGACTCTACTATCTCAGCTTTTCAGAAAACACTTTTGGAACAACAGATTGATTCTACTTTTAAAAAGTATCACTTCAATGGAAGCATTGCCGTTTTCAAAGACTCTTTACCTCTTTACAGAAGAGAAAACGGTTATTCAGATTTTAAAAGAAAAACAAAAATTGACAGCAATACTATTTTTGCCATAGGCTCTGTAAGCAAGCAATTCACTGCCGTTTTAATTTTACTGCAGATGGAACAGGGAAAACTGAACATAACCGATAAAGCTTCAAAATATCTGAAGGAATTTCAGACCAAAGAATATGAGAATATAACGATTCATCAATTGTTAAACCACACCTCAGGGTTAAATATCATGGGTGGAAAGCTGATGTTTAAGAGCGGCTCAGATTTTTTCTACTCAAATGACGGCTTCAATACACTTGGAAAAATTGTGGAAAAGGTTTCCGGGAAATCATATGATGAGAATGTTCTGGAACTTTTCAAAAAGGCAGGAATGACACATTCTTCTACGGGAGATATTTTTAAAGGATATAATTTTGCAAGTGCCTATATTGGCACGCCTGCTAAATTTCAGGAAGTTCCCAACATGCCGAAAAGATTAGGAGGAAAGGAAATCGGAACTCCGGCTGGCGGAATATTGTCTACCATTCAGGATCTTCATGCATGGAATAACGCTCTGTATGGCGGAAAAATATTAAAACCGGAAACACTGAAACTTTTTATGGCAAAAAGTGCGGAAAGGCGCCATGCCATCTTTGGAAAAATGGGTTATGCCTATGGAATTATGCTGAATATCGGCCAACCCAGTTCTTATTTCCACAGTGGTTATGTAAAAGGTTCACCTTCTCTGAACATCTATTATCCGGACACAAAAACCTCTGTCATTATTTTATCTAATATTGCAGATGAAGAAAAAGGAAAAGGAGTGATCTTCAGACCTCATATTGAAGTAAAAAAGA